A single genomic interval of Helianthus annuus cultivar XRQ/B chromosome 13, HanXRQr2.0-SUNRISE, whole genome shotgun sequence harbors:
- the LOC110898914 gene encoding indole-3-acetic acid-amido synthetase GH3.5, which translates to MPEAPNNSTTDYNTLTEKNKKCLEFIEDVTSNPDEVQLRVLSDILTQNATVEYLHRHGLSGQTDRETFKKLVPVITYDDLQPDITRIANGDRSPILSSHPISEFLTSSGTSGGERKLMPTIEAELGRRTLLYSLLMPVMSQFVPGLEKGKGMYFLFVKSESKTPGGLLARPVLTSYYKSNHFKERPYDPYTNYTSPNETILCQDSFQSMYSQMLCGLCLNQEVLRVGAVFASGFIRAIRFLEKHWAVLCNDIRTGTVNPVITDPVVKEAVLRVLKPDPALAEFIERECSKSSWQGIITRIWPNTKYVDVIVTGTMSQYIPTLDYYSNGLPLVCTMYASSECYFGVNLNPLCKPSEVAYTLIPTMAYFEFLPVGNNDQDQEPNPVDLSEVKLGQDYELVVTTYAGLYRYRVGDLLRVVGFKNKAPQFSFICRKNVALSIDSDKTDEVELHQAIEKASGHLVPFDATLIEYTSFADTTTIPGHYVIFWELSVKGSSTHVPPSVLEDCCITIEESLNSVYRQGRASDKSIGPLEIRLVEPGTFDKLMDYAISLGASINQYKTPRCVKFAPIIELLNSLVVSNYFSPKCPKWFPGHKQWNNMN; encoded by the exons ATGCCTGAGGCACCAAACAACTCCACAACTGACTACAATACTCTCACTGAAAAGAACAAAAAGTGTCTTGAATTCATTGAAGATGTCACCTCTAACCCTGATGAAGTTCAACTACGTGTTCTCTCGGACATCCTCACCCAAAATGCCACCGTGGAGTACCTCCACCGCCACGGTCTATCCGGCCAAACTGACCGTGAAACGTTCAAGAAACTTGTACCCGTCATCACATATGATGATCTCCAACCCGATATCACACGTATTGCCAATGGAGACCGATCTCCGATCCTCTCCTCTCACCCCATTTCAGAATTCTTAACCAG TTCGGGGACGTCTGGAGGAGAAAGAAAGCTCATGCCCACCATCGAAGCCGAGCTCGGAAGACGAACTTTGTTATACAGTCTTTTGATGCCGGTGATGAGCCAGTTTGTACCCGGTTTGGAAAAAGGGAAGGGGATGTATTTCCTGTTTGTAAAATCTGAGTCCAAGACTCCGGGCGGGCTTTTAGCCCGCCCAGTTTTAACCAGTTACTACAAAAGTAACCATTTTAAAGAAAGAccatacgacccgtatacaaacTATACGAGCCCAAACGAGACTATTTTGTGTCAAGACTCGTTTCAAAGCATGTACTCCCAAATGCTTTGTGGGTTGTGTTTGAACCAAGAGGTTCTCCGGGTCGGTGCGGTTTTCGCCTCTGGGTTCATCCGTGCCATCCGGTTTTTGGAGAAGCATTGGGCGGTTTTGTGCAATGATATCCGGACTGGCACGGTGAACCCAGTGATCACTGACCCGGTGGTTAAAGAAGCGGTGCTTCGGGTTCTGAAACCCGACCCCGCTCTTGCTGAGTTTATCGAGCGTGAATGCTCGAAAAGCTCATGGCAAGGGATCATTACCCGAATCTGGCCGAACACGAAATATGTTGACGTTATCGTAACCGGGACCATGTCACAATACATACCCACTCTCGATTATTATAGCAATGGTCTCCCTCTTGTGTGCACCATGTATGCTTCTTCTGAATGCTATTTTGGAGTCAATCTGAACCCACTTTGCAAACCTAGTGAAGTTGCATACACCCTCATCCCCACCATGGCCTACTTCGAGTTCTTACCGGTCGGTAACAACGATCAAGACCAAGAACCGAACCCTGTCGATCTTTCTGAGGTTAAACTCGGTCAAGATTACGAGCTTGTTGTCACCACTTATGCTG GGCTTTATAGGTATAGAGTTGGTGATTTGTTACGAGTCGTGGGCTTCAAGAACAAAGCGCCACAATTCAGTTTCATATGTCGAAAGAATGTCGCTTTGAGCATCGATTCGGACAAAACGGATGAAGTCGAGTTGCACCAAGCGATTGAGAAGGCATCGGGCCATCTAGTCCCATTCGACGCAACCCTCATCGAATACACTAGCTTCGCCGACACCACCACAATCCCGGGCCACTATGTAATCTTCTGGGAGCTAAGCGTAAAAGGCTCGTCGACTCATGTGCCACCATCCGTGCTCGAAGATTGTTGCATCACAATCGAGGAATCGCTAAATAGCGTGTACCGACAGGGCCGGGCTTCTGACAAGTCGATCGGGCCACTAGAGATCCGACTTGTGGAGCCCGGCACTTTCGATAAGCTGATGGATTACGCCATTAGCTTAGGCGCATCGATCAACCAGTACAAAACACCAAGATGTGTGAAATTCGCACCCATCATCGAGCTTTTGAACTCGTTGGTGGTGTCGAATTACTTCAGCCCGAAATGCCCGAAATGGTTTCCGGGTCATAAGCAGTGGAACAACATGAACTAA